The Verrucomicrobium spinosum DSM 4136 = JCM 18804 genome includes a region encoding these proteins:
- a CDS encoding YlcI/YnfO family protein — protein MSALTIRLPDSLHNKIKELAREDGVSINQFLASAAAEKVSALLTADFLKEQAKKGDRKRFEAVLKKVPRNAPDPGDEIL, from the coding sequence ATGAGCGCACTAACCATCCGGCTACCGGACTCGCTTCATAACAAAATCAAGGAACTGGCGCGTGAAGATGGCGTTTCGATCAACCAGTTCCTCGCCTCGGCAGCCGCCGAAAAAGTTTCTGCGCTTCTCACTGCCGATTTCCTCAAGGAACAGGCAAAGAAGGGTGACCGGAAGCGCTTCGAAGCTGTGCTCAAGAAGGTTCCTAGAAATGCCCCGGACCCGGGGGATGAAATTCTATGA
- a CDS encoding putative toxin-antitoxin system toxin component, PIN family, translating to MRVVLDTNILVSALRSSKGASHAILGSLPNSKFKTVLSVPLYFEYISVLKRPGLLPEEILPSDIDAVCQYFTRISHLQEIFYLWRPVLSDPKDDMVLELAVASGADYIVTQNLSDFKPATMFGIHSVRPGEFINQIGGLT from the coding sequence TTGCGCGTCGTTTTGGATACAAATATCTTGGTCAGCGCCCTCCGGTCATCGAAGGGAGCTTCCCATGCAATTTTAGGGTCTTTGCCAAATTCGAAATTCAAAACCGTGCTTTCTGTACCCCTATACTTTGAATACATTTCGGTTTTGAAACGCCCAGGCTTGTTGCCCGAGGAGATTCTCCCATCAGATATCGATGCGGTGTGCCAGTACTTCACGCGCATCTCACACTTACAGGAGATATTCTACCTGTGGCGCCCCGTGCTTTCTGATCCCAAAGACGATATGGTGCTGGAACTGGCAGTTGCCAGCGGTGCCGACTACATCGTTACCCAAAATCTCTCCGACTTTAAGCCCGCTACCATGTTCGGCATTCATTCTGTAAGGCCTGGGGAGTTTATCAATCAAATCGGAGGACTCACATGA
- a CDS encoding thrombospondin type 3 repeat-containing protein, with translation MKRFCLFAVWIFLGAFAALSQTADDLNSGLKLDRDPESGTYTLSWWGAAGRSYYILQSEDLRTWNYFPVEEHGNDSVITWGFANTSERSFFKLKHVENPGGTTPLDSDGDGLSNWDEVQEGTDPFNQDTDGDGSYDDEEKNSNTDAKDPESKPELLDPAGYVEVQARSINAYYQDAGGQIEHTYWMYYSPFDEPSYMGSWQPYSGWTEYVTPLKQGSASYSDFRETPVYESLEATQATLGDLANVENGWYSAYGLLSVNSSFSSISQGSGGGSPPAGAYSNGATWETSYQMDSALNWSGGAMEVRLKWRPNKPRAERLSPVTMAFLKVTRENGEVQKAAAQTLTIAPNYSTSGAGGEQNNGTIGLKADTTANGNSVSEDLMPIEVRDGDRTLTSLPLDEDSWTTANLQKQIPDSTIALIKPHDGFGDRPEMPRIEISIPQAPTSLEVSWKIEIEYKRGNGYRASYVQDFSRPEDKVRLPELEAGADGMLAPRPANEVWKVWESSDWERQLDENGFFGGIAKVYAIFSSDPAHPPKEVFRFRIGGKNPEESKARQYIDWKAGATFWYAYAIAKHETFGRVRGRFYNHFYTDYQGIGGRIGDNAGDMGWAAWAKSWPLYNLDRGYNRATGYNQNGPGGYGIFQVTLGPKTPDGNQTSEGFIDRNEIWNWQENCNRAIGELQGKLPAAQRLENGLTNTYNQNGPLPAKGRLSGLEAITATYYNGTAGLPSRIVNGSNRRTPWTPEARVQGGQTTRFWQFHENVNDYCQHINQHIE, from the coding sequence ATGAAACGTTTTTGCTTGTTTGCCGTCTGGATCTTCCTGGGTGCGTTTGCGGCCCTTTCCCAGACCGCTGACGATCTCAATTCCGGGCTTAAGCTTGATCGAGATCCAGAATCGGGCACCTATACACTGTCATGGTGGGGCGCGGCAGGCCGTTCCTACTACATCCTACAGTCTGAAGACCTCCGAACGTGGAACTACTTTCCTGTTGAGGAGCATGGCAACGACAGCGTAATCACCTGGGGTTTTGCCAACACATCAGAACGGAGCTTCTTCAAGCTCAAGCACGTTGAGAACCCCGGAGGAACTACACCGTTGGACAGTGACGGGGATGGTCTGTCAAACTGGGACGAAGTGCAAGAAGGAACAGACCCTTTCAACCAGGATACTGACGGGGATGGATCGTATGACGATGAGGAGAAAAACTCCAACACCGATGCCAAAGATCCAGAAAGCAAACCCGAATTGCTTGACCCCGCTGGCTACGTGGAGGTTCAGGCCCGCTCCATCAATGCGTACTATCAAGACGCCGGAGGCCAGATCGAGCACACCTACTGGATGTACTACTCCCCCTTCGACGAACCTTCCTATATGGGCTCCTGGCAACCCTATTCAGGCTGGACGGAGTATGTGACGCCGCTGAAGCAAGGCAGCGCCTCTTACAGCGACTTCCGGGAAACGCCCGTCTATGAAAGTCTGGAGGCCACCCAGGCGACACTGGGTGACCTTGCCAATGTGGAGAACGGCTGGTATTCTGCTTACGGTCTGCTGTCGGTGAACTCAAGCTTCAGCAGTATCTCACAAGGCAGCGGAGGCGGATCACCACCTGCCGGTGCGTACTCCAATGGAGCCACTTGGGAAACCTCATATCAGATGGACAGTGCCCTGAACTGGTCTGGCGGAGCCATGGAGGTGCGCCTGAAGTGGCGGCCCAACAAGCCCAGGGCGGAGCGTCTCTCACCGGTGACGATGGCGTTTCTGAAAGTGACCAGAGAGAACGGTGAAGTGCAGAAGGCGGCGGCGCAGACACTCACCATTGCCCCGAACTACTCCACCTCGGGGGCCGGAGGAGAGCAAAACAATGGGACTATTGGTCTCAAAGCGGACACCACGGCCAACGGCAATTCGGTGTCGGAAGATCTGATGCCGATTGAAGTCAGGGATGGCGATCGGACACTGACCTCGCTCCCGCTAGATGAAGATTCGTGGACCACTGCAAATCTTCAGAAGCAGATTCCAGATTCGACCATTGCATTAATCAAACCGCACGATGGCTTCGGCGACAGGCCGGAAATGCCCCGCATTGAGATCAGCATTCCGCAGGCTCCGACGTCATTGGAAGTAAGCTGGAAGATCGAGATCGAATACAAAAGAGGAAACGGCTATCGCGCCTCCTACGTCCAAGATTTTTCACGACCGGAAGACAAGGTCCGCCTTCCTGAACTTGAGGCGGGGGCGGACGGCATGCTTGCTCCGCGCCCCGCAAACGAGGTGTGGAAAGTTTGGGAGTCGTCCGACTGGGAGCGCCAGCTCGATGAGAATGGGTTTTTCGGAGGGATCGCAAAGGTTTACGCGATTTTCTCAAGTGACCCAGCCCACCCCCCCAAGGAAGTATTCCGGTTTCGGATAGGGGGCAAAAATCCTGAGGAATCAAAAGCCCGGCAGTACATTGATTGGAAAGCAGGTGCTACGTTTTGGTACGCTTATGCTATCGCAAAGCATGAGACTTTTGGGAGAGTCCGAGGTCGCTTCTACAATCACTTTTATACAGATTACCAAGGCATAGGGGGGCGCATTGGCGACAACGCTGGTGACATGGGATGGGCAGCATGGGCCAAATCTTGGCCGTTGTACAATCTGGATCGAGGGTACAACCGCGCTACAGGCTACAATCAAAATGGGCCGGGCGGCTATGGCATTTTCCAGGTGACGCTTGGACCAAAGACACCCGACGGCAATCAGACAAGCGAGGGCTTTATAGACCGGAATGAGATTTGGAACTGGCAGGAAAACTGCAATCGAGCCATTGGAGAACTACAAGGAAAACTTCCTGCCGCACAAAGACTTGAGAACGGTCTCACGAACACATACAACCAAAATGGCCCACTGCCTGCAAAAGGTAGGTTGTCCGGGCTTGAGGCCATAACCGCCACCTACTATAATGGCACCGCTGGCCTGCCGAGCCGAATTGTCAACGGCAGCAATCGTAGAACACCATGGACTCCTGAAGCAAGAGTGCAAGGTGGGCAGACCACGAGATTTTGGCAGTTCCACGAAAACGTGAACGACTATTGCCAACATATTAATCAACACATCGAATAG
- a CDS encoding polysaccharide pyruvyl transferase family protein, which yields MSSPAVPTQSRRTFLSQAGLALGAASLPAFGQDAGKGKTVLLKSAWDTVNIGDIGHTPGTLRILEQHLPEAQVILWASKLDDRVEAMLRRRFPKVEILQGNLTKQDKKGEALVEAFKRADVAIHNSGMGTDTSFMSYCRKIGKPYGLYGQSYFPDFVQGEKAAERIELLNNAAFVYCREGRTLEILQTAGVKTPVLEFAPDGCFGIDVRDDEKALAFMKQAGLEHRKFITLQLRTHTAKHPGVHNPPLNPLHPTPEQVADDERRAGVYRELVTLWVQRTGYKVLISPEVKKEMVHNKRLIYDLLPADIQKNVVNLDTFWNADEAASVFARAHTVVCHEPHSPIIALANGTPIIHTYSEFHSPKCWMFKDIGLSEWLLEFDSTPAGKTVDTLLAINSDYPAAQAKVKKAMDFVHERQAATMQVVKKAIEA from the coding sequence ATGTCCTCCCCAGCAGTTCCCACGCAGTCCCGACGCACCTTCCTCTCCCAAGCCGGCCTGGCTCTGGGAGCCGCTTCCCTGCCCGCCTTTGGGCAGGATGCTGGCAAGGGCAAGACCGTCCTGCTGAAGTCCGCGTGGGACACGGTGAACATTGGCGACATCGGCCACACCCCGGGCACGCTGCGCATTCTTGAGCAACATCTCCCCGAGGCGCAAGTCATCCTGTGGGCCTCCAAGCTGGATGATCGCGTCGAAGCGATGCTTCGCCGTCGCTTCCCCAAAGTGGAGATCCTCCAGGGCAATCTGACCAAGCAGGACAAGAAGGGCGAGGCGCTCGTGGAAGCCTTCAAGCGTGCGGATGTGGCCATCCACAACTCCGGCATGGGCACGGACACGTCGTTCATGAGCTACTGCCGGAAGATCGGAAAGCCCTACGGTCTCTACGGTCAATCATACTTCCCCGACTTCGTGCAGGGCGAAAAGGCGGCTGAGCGGATCGAGCTGCTGAACAACGCCGCCTTTGTCTATTGCCGCGAAGGTAGGACCCTGGAAATCCTGCAGACCGCAGGGGTCAAAACGCCGGTGCTCGAGTTTGCCCCGGACGGCTGTTTCGGCATCGATGTGCGTGATGATGAAAAGGCGCTGGCGTTCATGAAACAAGCCGGCCTGGAACACCGCAAGTTCATCACCCTGCAACTGCGCACCCACACCGCCAAGCACCCTGGCGTGCACAATCCGCCGCTGAATCCCCTGCACCCCACTCCGGAACAAGTGGCCGACGACGAACGGCGCGCCGGTGTTTACCGCGAACTCGTGACGCTGTGGGTCCAACGCACGGGGTACAAGGTGTTGATTTCGCCCGAGGTGAAGAAGGAAATGGTGCACAACAAGCGCCTCATCTATGACCTGTTGCCAGCGGACATTCAGAAGAACGTAGTGAATCTGGACACCTTCTGGAACGCCGATGAAGCAGCCTCCGTCTTTGCCCGGGCTCACACGGTCGTGTGTCACGAGCCGCACTCACCCATCATCGCGCTGGCCAACGGCACGCCGATCATCCACACGTACTCAGAGTTCCACAGTCCCAAGTGCTGGATGTTCAAGGACATCGGTCTCTCCGAATGGCTTCTGGAGTTCGACTCCACGCCCGCAGGCAAAACCGTTGACACCCTCCTGGCCATCAACAGCGACTATCCCGCCGCCCAGGCCAAGGTGAAGAAGGCCATGGACTTCGTCCACGAACGCCAGGCCGCCACCATGCAAGTGGTGAAGAAGGCGATCGAGGCATAG
- a CDS encoding histidine phosphatase family protein: MNTRIFLIRHGATILTAEDRFAGSINVPLSDQGREQARRLSIRLANENLTAVYASPLDRTMETARILAQPHGLEVQPRDGLREISHGHWEEMTRPEVEAKYPEEAAAWEEDPFTFAPPGGESGLAVTARSLPALMDILHAHPSGNVAIVSHKATIRLLLSSLLGFDPRRYRDNLDQSPAALNIVDFKSPVRARLTLFNDTSHYESAGLAIPPFPGERLSGWWAGTDQNRQM; this comes from the coding sequence ATGAACACCCGCATCTTTCTCATTCGCCACGGTGCCACGATCCTCACGGCCGAGGACCGGTTTGCCGGCTCCATCAATGTCCCCCTCTCGGACCAGGGGCGGGAGCAGGCCCGCCGGCTCTCCATCCGGCTGGCGAACGAAAACCTCACCGCCGTCTATGCCTCGCCGCTGGACCGCACGATGGAAACCGCCCGCATCCTGGCCCAGCCCCATGGACTGGAGGTGCAGCCTCGGGACGGTCTGCGCGAAATCTCGCACGGCCACTGGGAGGAGATGACCCGCCCTGAAGTGGAGGCGAAGTACCCCGAAGAGGCGGCGGCGTGGGAGGAGGACCCCTTCACCTTTGCTCCTCCTGGCGGGGAGAGCGGCCTGGCCGTCACGGCCCGATCCCTGCCAGCTCTCATGGACATCCTGCATGCGCATCCCTCAGGGAATGTCGCGATCGTCTCCCACAAGGCCACCATCCGGCTGCTGCTCAGCTCCCTTCTTGGCTTCGACCCACGGCGTTACCGGGACAATCTGGACCAGAGCCCGGCTGCGTTGAACATTGTGGATTTCAAGAGTCCTGTTCGCGCCCGGCTCACGCTCTTCAACGACACCTCTCACTATGAGTCCGCTGGCTTGGCCATTCCCCCATTCCCTGGGGAGCGCCTCTCAGGGTGGTGGGCGGGGACGGATCAGAACCGTCAAATGTGA
- a CDS encoding glycoside hydrolase family 15 protein, producing the protein MNPHPSSQPDAGTASTAFGAPGIPPRWTSSAKEGLGTSYHTSCRVWFTLSHGIINEIYYPHVDQPNTRDCQLLITDGKTFFHEEKRDLSHEISYPEKDCPFYQVINTAPEGRYRLVKQILTDPHRSVLLMQVRLEVKDEALKGKLRLYVLLAPHIAGRGEGNSGWCCDLGGAELLHAERAGTHLLLGCSSGFTKRSVGFAGASDGWQDLSENLQMDWQFRAAEHGNIALTGEIRLPENGKFTVAVGVGGSCQSTAAKLLQSLATPFEIHREGYVRQWQRAVIDAKYDFSHNTADHGSMYRLSRCILLSHEDKIFQGALVASMSIPWGESKGDDDLGGYHLVWTRDLVQSASALLATGQHSTPLRALIWLSTIQGRDGSFPQNSWINGNAYWPGMQLDEVAAPILLAWRLKHKGNGLGLFDPWNMIRHAVGHLIQNGPVTMQERWEENAGYSPSTLATVIAGLVAAAEFAQERDLGDTSDFILAYADWLSDHLEEWTVTTRGDLVPGRSRHYVRITPADPLAPDPHPDPDSLVLLVANGGGYHPARNVVGGDFLHLVRLGIRPADDPVILESLEVIDRVIKRDLPQGPGWRRYNHDGYGQKSDGGPFDGGGVGRSWPILTGERGHYELAAGRDPMPYIKAMEEFANDGGMISEQLWDDAPSGEHLRPGCPTGAAMPLCWSHAEYVSLVRSRNDGVCFDLLPPVRDRYVIRRTHGRHEIWSFRHPLRHMHDGKTLRIVLNAGARVVWSLDGWQSTQETETTRNEALGLWYVDLPTADLHVGGAAEFTFYWLASNHWEGHNSRVEMV; encoded by the coding sequence ATGAATCCTCATCCCTCCTCTCAGCCAGACGCCGGCACAGCCAGTACTGCCTTTGGTGCGCCGGGCATCCCACCCCGCTGGACCTCCAGCGCGAAGGAGGGCCTGGGCACCTCTTACCACACGAGCTGCCGGGTGTGGTTCACTCTGAGCCACGGCATCATCAATGAGATCTACTACCCGCATGTGGACCAACCGAACACGCGGGACTGCCAGCTTCTCATCACCGATGGGAAAACGTTTTTTCATGAAGAGAAGCGCGATCTGAGTCACGAGATCAGCTACCCGGAGAAAGACTGCCCGTTCTACCAGGTCATCAACACGGCTCCGGAGGGCCGCTACCGGCTGGTGAAGCAGATCCTCACCGACCCACATCGCTCCGTGCTGCTCATGCAGGTCCGGCTGGAGGTGAAGGATGAAGCGCTGAAAGGGAAACTGCGTCTCTACGTGCTGCTGGCACCACACATTGCCGGTCGTGGCGAGGGCAACTCGGGCTGGTGTTGTGACCTGGGTGGCGCGGAACTGCTGCATGCGGAACGGGCGGGCACGCATCTGCTGCTCGGGTGCAGCTCTGGTTTCACGAAGCGATCGGTGGGATTTGCCGGAGCCAGCGATGGCTGGCAGGACTTGTCCGAAAACCTCCAGATGGACTGGCAGTTCAGAGCGGCGGAGCACGGCAACATTGCGCTCACGGGAGAAATCCGACTTCCTGAAAATGGGAAATTCACGGTGGCGGTCGGCGTTGGAGGAAGTTGCCAGAGCACGGCGGCCAAGCTGCTGCAGTCCCTGGCCACCCCGTTTGAGATCCACCGTGAAGGCTATGTGCGGCAGTGGCAGCGGGCGGTGATCGATGCCAAGTACGACTTCAGCCACAACACGGCGGATCATGGCAGCATGTACCGCCTGAGCCGGTGCATCCTGCTCTCTCATGAAGACAAGATCTTCCAGGGGGCGCTGGTGGCCTCCATGAGCATCCCTTGGGGCGAATCCAAAGGCGATGACGACCTCGGCGGTTATCACCTGGTGTGGACGCGTGACCTCGTGCAGAGCGCCAGCGCGCTGCTGGCCACCGGGCAACACAGCACGCCGTTGCGGGCTCTGATCTGGCTGAGCACCATCCAGGGCAGGGATGGCAGCTTCCCGCAGAACTCCTGGATCAACGGCAACGCCTACTGGCCAGGCATGCAGTTGGATGAGGTGGCCGCGCCCATCCTGCTGGCCTGGCGGTTGAAGCACAAAGGCAACGGACTGGGCCTGTTCGACCCGTGGAACATGATCCGCCACGCCGTCGGTCATCTTATTCAGAATGGTCCCGTCACCATGCAGGAACGCTGGGAGGAGAATGCGGGCTACTCGCCCTCCACCCTGGCGACAGTGATCGCAGGGCTGGTGGCCGCTGCCGAGTTTGCCCAGGAACGAGACCTTGGCGACACCTCCGACTTCATCCTCGCCTATGCCGACTGGCTGTCTGACCACCTGGAGGAGTGGACTGTCACCACGCGGGGCGATCTGGTGCCGGGGCGATCCCGTCACTATGTCCGCATCACGCCTGCGGACCCGTTGGCTCCTGATCCCCATCCTGACCCTGACTCGCTCGTGCTGCTGGTGGCCAATGGCGGCGGCTATCACCCGGCCCGGAACGTGGTGGGCGGTGATTTCCTCCACCTTGTGCGGCTGGGCATTCGCCCCGCCGATGATCCGGTCATTCTTGAGTCACTGGAAGTCATCGACCGCGTCATCAAGCGCGACCTGCCCCAGGGGCCCGGCTGGCGACGGTACAACCACGATGGCTACGGGCAGAAGTCGGATGGCGGCCCTTTCGACGGCGGCGGCGTGGGCCGCTCCTGGCCCATCCTCACCGGTGAGCGCGGCCACTACGAACTCGCAGCAGGACGTGACCCCATGCCCTATATCAAGGCGATGGAAGAGTTTGCCAATGATGGCGGCATGATCAGCGAACAGCTCTGGGATGACGCCCCGTCGGGTGAGCACTTGCGCCCTGGCTGCCCCACGGGTGCGGCCATGCCATTGTGCTGGTCCCATGCCGAGTACGTCTCCCTTGTCCGCAGCCGCAACGACGGGGTGTGTTTCGATCTGCTGCCTCCGGTTCGAGACCGTTACGTCATCCGGCGCACCCACGGCAGGCATGAGATCTGGAGCTTCCGCCATCCGCTGCGGCACATGCATGACGGCAAGACGCTTCGCATCGTGCTCAATGCCGGTGCCAGAGTGGTGTGGTCGTTGGACGGCTGGCAGTCCACTCAAGAGACAGAAACGACACGCAACGAAGCCCTGGGCTTGTGGTATGTGGACCTTCCCACCGCTGACCTTCATGTCGGCGGCGCAGCAGAGTTCACGTTCTACTGGCTGGCGTCCAACCACTGGGAAGGGCACAATAGCCGGGTGGAAATGGTCTGA
- a CDS encoding SGNH/GDSL hydrolase family protein, producing MQNQRILPLALAACLIIVSAAFVPALAQTPVPAGEPTNADEATAKKAAEARELNAKFAAWKSSLPEKQQAWETVLENNLGNFYLPLYQKDKIKTPPTPTAWDYLEDDAKLPRVLLIGDSVSRGYTLATRAALKGKANVHRAPENCGPTANGLKKLDIWLGEGKWDVIHFNFGIHDRATPNEEYLTRLKQIVERLKKTGAKVVWATTTPIPPDTKDGPKATESIDEKNRIALELMKSEGVAIDDLHAFILPQLGTVQNPKDVHFTAQGYELLGGQVAKSVLGAINAK from the coding sequence ATGCAAAACCAACGCATTCTTCCATTGGCTCTCGCCGCATGCCTCATCATAGTCTCCGCCGCATTCGTTCCGGCTCTAGCCCAAACCCCGGTCCCTGCCGGCGAACCGACCAACGCTGATGAGGCGACGGCCAAGAAGGCGGCCGAAGCCAGGGAGCTGAATGCGAAGTTCGCAGCGTGGAAGTCCAGCCTGCCGGAGAAGCAGCAGGCCTGGGAAACAGTGCTCGAAAACAATCTGGGCAACTTCTACCTGCCCCTCTACCAGAAGGACAAGATCAAGACTCCGCCCACCCCCACGGCCTGGGACTACCTGGAAGATGACGCCAAGCTCCCCCGCGTGCTGCTCATCGGCGACTCCGTGTCGCGTGGTTACACACTCGCCACCCGGGCGGCGCTCAAGGGCAAGGCCAATGTGCATCGGGCCCCTGAGAACTGCGGCCCCACCGCCAATGGTTTGAAGAAGCTCGACATCTGGCTGGGGGAGGGGAAGTGGGATGTCATCCATTTCAACTTCGGCATTCATGATCGCGCAACGCCCAACGAGGAATATCTGACCCGGTTGAAGCAGATTGTGGAGCGTCTCAAAAAGACGGGGGCCAAAGTGGTCTGGGCAACCACGACCCCCATCCCACCCGACACCAAGGACGGCCCCAAAGCCACGGAGTCCATCGATGAGAAGAACCGGATCGCCCTGGAGCTGATGAAGAGTGAGGGCGTCGCCATTGATGATCTCCACGCCTTCATCCTTCCCCAGCTTGGCACTGTGCAGAACCCCAAGGATGTGCACTTCACCGCGCAGGGCTACGAGCTGCTCGGAGGCCAGGTCGCAAAGTCAGTGCTTGGAGCGATCAACGCCAAGTGA
- a CDS encoding BPSS1187 family protein — MNIKLLPHLIPSVLLLVGASTLTAAPELTLNDPKPQRYELTARASQIDPRAKEHPELEFVFTKKDKPTDTERAMVDTRVKPQGKLVIWLMGYNGGLFERISSYGLHGIQVHYANGWFGKFSKLAPADDDKYLGKIRLEAATGEDFSSAVEIPKPDGMMERSYQFVKWLAKENPQGKWETFLTEDGKGLRWDKVIISGASHGATTAARFAKHQRVDRVVMFCGPRDQLETWQGLPSATPENRYFGFSHVLDGGWTGDHYCRSWEMIGLHQFGPIVNVDRVKAPYGNTRRLITDADVKNDANKAHGSVTPGGSAVKNAAGEFIHEDVWRYLFNQPVDAVGQPVPADADCEKDLRGKEKKAK; from the coding sequence ATGAACATCAAGTTGTTGCCCCATCTGATACCTTCGGTGCTGTTGCTGGTTGGAGCCTCCACGCTCACTGCGGCCCCTGAGCTGACCTTAAACGACCCCAAACCCCAACGGTACGAGCTCACCGCACGGGCCAGCCAGATCGATCCCCGGGCCAAAGAGCACCCGGAACTGGAGTTCGTCTTCACCAAGAAGGACAAACCTACCGATACGGAACGGGCCATGGTGGATACCCGGGTGAAGCCCCAGGGCAAGCTGGTCATCTGGCTCATGGGATACAACGGTGGTCTGTTCGAGCGCATTTCCAGCTACGGGTTGCACGGCATCCAGGTGCACTATGCCAATGGCTGGTTTGGGAAATTCTCCAAACTCGCGCCGGCGGATGATGACAAGTACCTGGGCAAGATTCGCCTGGAAGCTGCCACGGGCGAAGACTTCAGCTCAGCGGTGGAAATCCCCAAACCCGACGGCATGATGGAGCGTTCCTACCAGTTCGTGAAGTGGCTCGCCAAGGAGAACCCGCAAGGCAAGTGGGAGACCTTCCTCACTGAGGACGGCAAAGGCCTGCGTTGGGACAAGGTGATCATCTCCGGTGCCTCCCACGGGGCGACCACCGCGGCCCGCTTTGCCAAACATCAGCGAGTGGACCGCGTGGTCATGTTCTGCGGTCCGCGCGACCAGCTCGAGACCTGGCAGGGACTTCCTTCCGCCACGCCGGAGAACCGCTATTTTGGCTTCAGCCATGTTCTCGACGGGGGCTGGACCGGGGATCACTACTGCCGCTCCTGGGAGATGATCGGCTTGCACCAGTTCGGGCCCATTGTGAATGTGGACCGGGTCAAGGCTCCCTATGGCAACACGCGCCGCCTGATCACCGATGCCGACGTGAAGAATGACGCCAACAAAGCCCACGGCAGCGTGACGCCGGGCGGCTCCGCGGTGAAGAACGCCGCAGGCGAATTCATCCACGAAGACGTCTGGCGCTATCTTTTCAACCAGCCGGTGGACGCCGTGGGGCAGCCCGTGCCGGCCGATGCAGATTGCGAGAAAGACCTGCGCGGCAAAGAGAAGAAGGCCAAGTAG
- a CDS encoding sulfatase family protein yields MPSSHRLSFHGLLFLVILSILPALTPALCAASETRPNFLIIITDDHGYGDVSAYGAKDVQTPYIDRLATEGMLFTNMRANCTVCSPSRAAILTGLYPDRAGVPGVIRTQPENSWGYLKPNLPTLANRLHDAGYHTAAIGKWHLGLESPNRPNERGFDLFHGFLGDMMDSYTTHLRHGNNYMRLNQEVIQPEGHATDLFSQWASDYLKSRASNADKPFFLYLAFNAPHFPIEPPQEWLDRVKQRHPDLEPKRAANVAFVEHLDDRIGQVLKTLDETSLAKETVVIFTADNGGSLPHGQSNLPWRGGKQDHYDGGLRVPFIVRWPGHVTAGSRQDYAGLGFDSAATFLELAGVAQPPDTDAVSLVPALKGQTMPAGRELYFVRREGGPEYGGKSYEAIIKDGWKLMQNGPFAPLELYNLEDDPKEERNVMGKAPKITRELSSALRRHIQKGGAVPWQKPE; encoded by the coding sequence ATGCCTTCCTCACACCGACTCTCTTTCCACGGTCTCCTATTCCTCGTCATTCTATCAATCCTTCCCGCTCTCACTCCTGCCCTGTGTGCCGCATCTGAAACCCGTCCGAACTTCCTCATCATCATCACCGATGACCACGGCTATGGCGATGTCTCGGCCTATGGTGCCAAGGATGTGCAGACGCCCTACATCGACCGGCTCGCCACGGAGGGCATGCTCTTCACGAACATGCGGGCGAACTGCACGGTGTGCTCCCCCAGCCGGGCCGCCATCCTGACCGGACTCTATCCCGACCGGGCGGGGGTGCCCGGGGTGATCCGTACGCAACCGGAGAACTCGTGGGGATACCTGAAACCCAATCTCCCGACTCTTGCCAACCGATTGCATGATGCAGGCTATCATACGGCGGCAATTGGCAAATGGCACCTGGGTCTGGAATCCCCCAACCGGCCGAACGAGCGCGGATTTGATCTCTTCCATGGCTTTCTGGGAGACATGATGGACAGCTACACCACCCACCTGCGTCATGGAAACAACTACATGCGCCTCAACCAGGAGGTGATCCAGCCTGAGGGGCATGCCACGGACCTCTTCAGCCAATGGGCCAGCGACTATCTCAAATCCCGTGCATCGAACGCGGACAAACCGTTCTTCCTCTATCTTGCCTTCAATGCCCCGCACTTCCCCATCGAGCCGCCGCAGGAATGGCTGGATCGGGTGAAGCAGCGGCATCCGGATCTCGAACCCAAGCGGGCCGCCAACGTGGCATTCGTGGAGCATCTGGATGACCGGATCGGTCAGGTGCTGAAGACACTGGATGAAACGAGCCTCGCCAAGGAGACCGTCGTGATCTTCACCGCGGACAACGGGGGCTCCCTGCCCCACGGCCAGAGCAATCTCCCGTGGCGGGGAGGAAAGCAGGACCACTACGACGGCGGATTGCGAGTGCCCTTCATCGTGCGCTGGCCGGGGCATGTCACCGCAGGGTCACGCCAGGACTACGCAGGGTTGGGCTTCGACAGTGCCGCGACTTTCCTCGAACTCGCAGGTGTTGCGCAACCTCCAGACACCGATGCAGTGAGTTTGGTTCCCGCGTTGAAAGGGCAGACCATGCCGGCGGGGCGCGAGCTCTATTTCGTGCGCCGTGAAGGCGGTCCTGAATATGGCGGCAAAAGCTATGAGGCCATCATCAAGGACGGCTGGAAGCTCATGCAAAACGGGCCCTTTGCCCCACTGGAACTCTACAACCTGGAGGATGATCCCAAGGAGGAGCGCAATGTCATGGGCAAGGCACCCAAAATCACGCGGGAGCTTTCGAGTGCGTTGCGGCGGCACATTCAGAAGGGCGGGGCCGTACCCTGGCAGAAGCCGGAGTAG